In Horticoccus luteus, the following proteins share a genomic window:
- a CDS encoding phospho-sugar mutase has translation MSLRQKIADAVQAGRLMPSAEDNLIAWSEAQLPAWVRASVEELVAKEAWSELNDRFYRYLEFGTGGMRGRTIGVVQAAAETGQVNAAGTPEHAAVGSNMLNDFTLIRAVVGLHRYTVKFLAGAGRQETPRLVIAHDVRHFSRHFCELAASTWTRLGGEAFIFDGPRPTPQLSFAVRALKTHTGVVITASHNPPHDNGFKAYFEDGAQVIAPHDKGIVTEVNAVPLAELAAFLAIDLQGVTTLGRAADDAYLAVAAKAVIDPEVFRGGEKLRIVFTNIHGTGGIHSVPLLLHAGARVEEVPSQVAFDGRFPTVKSPNPENAAALKLAVELAEKTGADVVLATDPDADRMACAVRTREGKLQLLTGNQIGSLLAEYRLARYKELGWIPAEGSSRVAIIKTFVTTQLQDAIGRGHGVKVVNTLTGFKWIAAKMRGYEEQLRAAMGPGFDYDATPFRERARLLQEHATFYAFGTEESYGYLPNDYLRDKDGNAACVMFAELCAWVKKRGLTVTEYLDEIYLKYGFFLEGTINLYYEGATGAAKIKRILETYRAAPPTAFGDVAVVKFDDFGRERILDADGEEVPKQDLYFVTLGDGTCFAARGSGTEPKMKFYVFAQAKVGGASELPAVKQRAQAALDEIMKHIEADARQRAER, from the coding sequence ATGTCACTTCGCCAAAAAATCGCCGATGCCGTGCAGGCGGGCCGCTTGATGCCGTCTGCCGAGGATAACTTGATTGCGTGGAGCGAGGCGCAATTGCCGGCGTGGGTGCGCGCGAGCGTTGAAGAACTGGTCGCGAAGGAGGCATGGAGCGAGTTGAACGACCGCTTCTATCGTTATCTCGAATTCGGCACCGGCGGCATGCGCGGGCGGACGATCGGCGTGGTGCAGGCGGCGGCCGAAACGGGCCAGGTGAATGCTGCGGGCACGCCGGAGCACGCCGCGGTGGGCAGCAATATGCTCAACGATTTCACGCTGATCCGCGCCGTGGTCGGTTTGCATCGTTATACGGTCAAGTTTCTCGCCGGCGCGGGCCGGCAGGAGACGCCGCGGCTGGTGATCGCGCACGATGTGCGGCATTTTTCGCGGCATTTCTGCGAGCTCGCGGCGTCGACGTGGACGCGGCTCGGCGGCGAGGCGTTCATCTTCGACGGGCCGCGGCCCACGCCGCAGTTGAGCTTCGCGGTGCGGGCGCTGAAGACGCACACGGGCGTGGTCATCACGGCGAGCCACAACCCCCCGCACGACAATGGCTTCAAAGCGTATTTCGAGGATGGCGCGCAAGTGATCGCGCCGCACGACAAAGGCATCGTGACCGAAGTCAACGCCGTGCCGCTCGCCGAACTGGCGGCGTTTCTCGCGATCGATTTGCAAGGCGTGACGACACTGGGGCGCGCGGCGGACGATGCGTATCTCGCCGTCGCGGCGAAAGCGGTGATCGACCCGGAGGTGTTCCGCGGCGGGGAAAAACTGCGAATTGTCTTCACGAACATCCATGGCACGGGCGGCATTCACTCGGTGCCGCTGCTCCTGCACGCGGGCGCGCGGGTGGAAGAGGTGCCGTCGCAGGTGGCGTTTGACGGACGTTTCCCGACGGTGAAGTCGCCTAACCCGGAGAACGCCGCGGCGCTCAAACTGGCCGTCGAGCTGGCGGAGAAGACCGGCGCCGATGTTGTGTTGGCGACGGATCCGGACGCGGACCGCATGGCCTGCGCGGTGCGCACGCGCGAGGGGAAACTGCAGCTTTTAACGGGCAACCAGATCGGCTCACTCCTCGCGGAATACCGGCTCGCGCGCTACAAGGAGCTGGGCTGGATCCCCGCGGAAGGCTCGTCGCGCGTCGCGATCATCAAGACCTTTGTGACGACCCAACTCCAAGATGCGATCGGTCGCGGTCACGGCGTGAAAGTCGTGAACACGTTGACGGGTTTCAAGTGGATCGCGGCGAAGATGCGCGGTTATGAAGAGCAGTTGCGCGCGGCGATGGGACCGGGGTTCGATTACGATGCGACGCCGTTTCGGGAGCGCGCGCGGCTACTGCAGGAGCACGCCACGTTTTACGCCTTCGGCACCGAAGAAAGTTACGGCTACCTGCCCAACGATTATTTGCGCGACAAGGATGGGAACGCGGCCTGCGTGATGTTTGCAGAGCTGTGCGCGTGGGTGAAAAAGCGCGGCCTCACCGTCACGGAATATCTCGATGAGATTTACCTGAAATACGGCTTCTTCCTCGAAGGCACGATCAACCTTTATTACGAAGGCGCGACGGGGGCGGCTAAAATCAAACGCATTTTGGAAACCTATCGCGCCGCCCCGCCGACGGCGTTTGGCGACGTGGCGGTGGTGAAGTTCGACGACTTCGGCCGCGAGCGCATTCTCGATGCGGATGGCGAGGAAGTGCCGAAACAGGATCTGTATTTCGTGACGCTGGGCGACGGCACCTGCTTTGCGGCGCGCGGCAGCGGCACGGAGCCGAAGATGAAGTTCTATGTGTTCGCGCAGGCCAAAGTCGGCGGAGCGTCCGAGCTGCCCGCGGTGAAGCAGCGGGCGCAGGCGGCGCTGGATGAAATCATGAAGCACATCGAAGCGGACGCCCGGCAGCGGGCGGAACGTTGA
- a CDS encoding DUF4838 domain-containing protein — MTAARRASAAWLLLLAGALLAVVAIWTHRERVVRLAHAAVVFSPEWPGCELVVPADARDEEWEAARMLADGLAKAAGTVPAAFPIVLEDAAENGARAIFVGATRRGAKEWLVPNAAPFDTGVAYRVEPGAVIITSEARASIMVAAAWFLEQTLNAEWFVPGARGEVIPRRDSLVLRAGRVSARPAFLSRSLSGIRTPEERAWYRANAFEQRIGHGHSFDRVFSPDVVQANPELAPVLRGQRYFPNGESYEWQPNIANPHAADIAARVIGDAFAADPARRWYSLCENDSIYFDQSAETQALVLPLKYFRRRPDFSDMVFGFTNAVAKKVAQDFPDRFIPAYAYFWTENTPTFAVEPNLVPILTADRSQWFDPAFAREDQALIQRWCASGAKLVGVYDYFYGAPFLVPRPTLYAVRASIPFEHRAGVRVFFAEANPNWALDGPKMWLTAKLLWDPERNADQLLATYYREFWGRAAAPMRRFYGLAEEAWQTQPRPGYWIKFYADEQQALLFGRERRAQMRACLEEARRATAKDAMLRDRLDFVDAGFRLTEAFADFCEARDALSLQLEDPTMTPAVLMEAWRTFHTGRAAFLAEHVRVRTDTPLAVRLEKISKLMRYDPTARLAARWAELAKADASVARFEREVSETLGLHGAEELSAGAERLRDPQWKDLIVQESSPLYACRWTPPGAAWFADKEAVLGRRVKGIRTVEGGKTLRFSGCAQDYVGQTVMVKAGELCDASVSVRAKVSAGNETSVGVVFLDADGNVLPKTTTDRLPVGETRDSVRLRAIARAPEEAAYVRIVITMLRQVNDDYAEWSRPSLRVGP, encoded by the coding sequence TTGACTGCTGCCCGCCGCGCCAGTGCGGCTTGGCTCCTGCTGCTGGCCGGCGCGTTGCTGGCGGTCGTCGCCATCTGGACGCACCGCGAGCGCGTGGTGCGGTTGGCGCATGCCGCCGTGGTGTTTTCGCCAGAATGGCCGGGGTGCGAACTGGTGGTGCCAGCCGACGCCCGCGACGAGGAGTGGGAGGCGGCGCGCATGCTCGCGGATGGATTGGCCAAGGCGGCCGGCACGGTGCCGGCGGCGTTTCCGATCGTGCTCGAAGACGCAGCGGAAAACGGCGCGCGAGCAATTTTCGTCGGAGCCACGCGCCGCGGGGCAAAGGAGTGGCTGGTGCCGAACGCAGCGCCCTTCGATACCGGCGTGGCTTATCGGGTGGAGCCAGGCGCGGTGATTATCACGAGTGAGGCGCGAGCCTCGATCATGGTCGCGGCGGCGTGGTTTTTGGAGCAAACGCTCAACGCTGAATGGTTTGTGCCGGGAGCGCGCGGAGAAGTGATCCCGCGCCGGGATTCGTTGGTGCTGAGAGCAGGCCGCGTGAGCGCGCGGCCGGCGTTTTTGTCGCGATCATTATCAGGCATCAGGACACCGGAGGAACGCGCTTGGTATCGCGCGAACGCGTTTGAGCAGCGCATCGGACATGGCCACAGCTTTGATCGCGTTTTTTCGCCTGACGTGGTGCAGGCAAATCCGGAGCTCGCGCCAGTCCTTCGCGGGCAGCGCTATTTCCCGAACGGAGAGAGTTACGAATGGCAGCCCAACATCGCCAATCCGCACGCGGCGGACATTGCGGCGCGCGTGATCGGCGACGCGTTTGCCGCGGATCCGGCAAGGCGGTGGTATTCACTGTGCGAAAACGACAGCATCTATTTCGACCAATCGGCGGAGACGCAGGCGCTGGTGCTGCCATTGAAATATTTTCGTCGGCGGCCGGATTTTTCCGACATGGTCTTCGGATTCACGAATGCGGTGGCCAAGAAAGTCGCGCAGGATTTCCCGGACCGATTCATCCCGGCGTATGCGTATTTTTGGACGGAAAACACGCCGACATTTGCCGTCGAACCGAACCTGGTGCCGATCCTCACGGCGGATCGCAGCCAGTGGTTTGACCCGGCTTTTGCGCGGGAGGATCAAGCGCTGATTCAGCGCTGGTGCGCTTCGGGCGCAAAGCTCGTGGGCGTTTATGATTACTTTTATGGCGCGCCGTTTCTGGTGCCGCGTCCGACGCTCTACGCCGTGCGGGCGTCGATTCCGTTCGAGCACCGGGCGGGTGTGCGGGTTTTCTTTGCCGAAGCAAATCCCAACTGGGCGCTGGATGGGCCGAAAATGTGGCTGACGGCGAAGTTGCTGTGGGATCCGGAACGCAATGCGGACCAGTTGCTGGCGACGTATTACCGGGAATTCTGGGGACGCGCCGCCGCGCCCATGCGACGTTTCTACGGTCTGGCCGAGGAGGCTTGGCAGACGCAGCCGCGCCCGGGTTATTGGATAAAGTTCTACGCGGATGAACAGCAGGCGTTGTTGTTTGGGCGGGAGCGGCGCGCGCAGATGCGGGCGTGTCTGGAGGAGGCGCGACGGGCGACGGCGAAGGATGCGATGTTGCGCGATCGGCTGGATTTTGTGGACGCCGGCTTTCGGCTCACGGAAGCGTTTGCCGATTTTTGCGAAGCGCGCGATGCCTTGTCGCTCCAGCTCGAGGATCCCACGATGACGCCGGCGGTTTTGATGGAGGCGTGGCGAACGTTTCACACGGGCCGCGCGGCGTTTTTGGCGGAGCATGTGCGGGTGCGCACGGACACGCCGTTGGCGGTGCGCCTGGAGAAGATTTCGAAGCTCATGCGCTATGACCCGACGGCGCGACTGGCCGCGCGATGGGCGGAGCTGGCCAAAGCGGACGCAAGCGTGGCTCGGTTCGAGCGTGAGGTCAGCGAAACCTTGGGACTTCACGGCGCGGAGGAATTGAGCGCAGGAGCGGAGCGGTTGCGCGATCCTCAGTGGAAGGATCTCATCGTCCAGGAATCGTCGCCTCTTTATGCATGCCGCTGGACGCCGCCGGGCGCGGCGTGGTTTGCGGATAAGGAGGCAGTGCTGGGGCGACGAGTGAAAGGCATTCGCACAGTCGAAGGCGGAAAAACGCTGCGCTTCAGCGGCTGCGCGCAGGACTATGTGGGCCAGACGGTGATGGTGAAGGCCGGAGAGCTCTGCGATGCGTCGGTCAGCGTGCGGGCGAAGGTCAGTGCGGGGAATGAAACGTCCGTGGGCGTGGTATTTCTCGATGCCGACGGAAACGTGTTGCCGAAAACGACGACGGATCGGTTGCCGGTGGGGGAAACGCGGGATTCCGTGCGCTTGCGTGCGATCGCCCGCGCGCCGGAGGAAGCGGCTTATGTGAGAATCGTGATCACCATGCTGCGGCAGGTGAACGACGATTACGCCGAGTGGTCGCGACCGTCGTTGCGGGTGGGACCGTAA